The proteins below come from a single Holdemania massiliensis genomic window:
- a CDS encoding alpha/beta hydrolase family protein, whose translation MQKIRLDQFTEYRFCSNLQASPQAETAAFVMTQANANNGYDNHLWLLENQTVRQLTSFNESNYIWEDEQTLLFVSLRDSKDKEALAAGEERTVFYRLNIHQGEAQKAFTIPYTVTGFKKMCDGKLLLIIRYHQVYSRLAELAEEEKKALLKKKKEEQDYQIVSESPYYFDGAGFTNGLRNRLAVYDPIKETVDFLTAPTFAVSGFDLDADTNRVVFWGAEFAAVKEVKDGLYVYNLNDKKMSCLIEPGKMQISFAHWRKNGILCAMSDGVRYGAGETPKLFLIDPQTKAQTLLNDNDATFGNAVGTDCAFGASSTRKVAGEDFYAVMTDADHTPLVQFDKQGERRIVLPFDGAIFGFDLQGDTAYLIAMKDMQLQEIYQADLKTGELVQCSHFNQATLQDHYVALPERLDYAETPDRLWGWVLKPKDYDPSKTYPAILDIHGGPRAAYGPIFYHEMQLWANEGYFVFFCNVHGSDGRGDAFADLRGKFGTIDFDDFMQFTDAVLKAYPQIDPNRIGVTGGSYGGYMTNWIIGHTDRFVCAASQRSISNWVSENMVSDIGFSFGNDQMDATPWSDVNKIWDQSPLKAANHCVTPTLFIHSFEDYRCPIQEGMQMYNALVHHGVQARMCLFKGESHGLSRGGKPLHRIRRLQEITDWMNQFCKKEEN comes from the coding sequence ATGCAGAAAATCCGTTTAGATCAATTCACTGAATATCGTTTTTGTTCCAATCTACAAGCCAGTCCGCAAGCTGAAACCGCAGCGTTTGTCATGACGCAGGCCAATGCGAATAACGGTTATGACAATCATCTGTGGCTGTTGGAAAATCAAACCGTACGGCAGCTGACCTCGTTTAATGAATCCAATTATATCTGGGAGGATGAACAGACCCTGCTGTTCGTTTCCCTGCGTGATTCAAAAGATAAGGAAGCATTGGCCGCAGGGGAGGAACGCACGGTCTTTTACCGTCTGAACATTCATCAGGGTGAAGCACAAAAGGCGTTTACGATTCCATATACCGTTACCGGTTTTAAGAAGATGTGTGATGGGAAACTGCTTTTGATTATTCGCTATCACCAGGTGTATTCCCGGCTGGCTGAATTGGCGGAGGAAGAAAAGAAAGCCCTGTTAAAAAAGAAAAAAGAAGAACAAGATTATCAGATTGTCAGCGAGTCGCCGTATTATTTTGATGGAGCGGGATTTACGAACGGCCTGCGCAATCGACTGGCTGTTTATGATCCGATAAAGGAAACTGTTGATTTTCTGACCGCGCCCACCTTTGCGGTGTCCGGCTTCGATCTTGACGCAGACACAAACCGCGTTGTTTTCTGGGGTGCGGAGTTTGCGGCGGTGAAGGAAGTCAAAGACGGTCTGTATGTTTACAATCTCAATGACAAAAAAATGAGCTGCCTGATCGAACCGGGGAAGATGCAGATCAGTTTTGCGCATTGGCGCAAAAACGGCATTCTGTGTGCGATGAGCGACGGTGTTCGCTATGGTGCCGGGGAAACACCGAAGCTGTTTTTGATTGATCCGCAGACGAAAGCGCAGACGCTGCTGAATGACAATGATGCTACCTTCGGCAATGCCGTCGGAACAGACTGCGCGTTTGGTGCCAGTTCCACAAGAAAGGTGGCCGGCGAGGATTTCTATGCGGTGATGACCGATGCCGATCATACGCCGCTGGTTCAATTTGACAAGCAGGGTGAGCGCCGGATCGTTTTGCCGTTTGACGGCGCGATCTTCGGTTTTGATCTGCAGGGAGATACCGCCTATTTGATTGCGATGAAAGACATGCAGCTGCAGGAAATTTATCAGGCAGATCTGAAAACCGGCGAGCTGGTGCAGTGCTCGCATTTCAATCAGGCGACGCTGCAGGATCATTACGTAGCCTTGCCTGAGCGGTTGGATTATGCCGAAACTCCGGATCGGTTATGGGGCTGGGTGCTGAAACCGAAGGATTATGATCCATCAAAGACCTATCCGGCAATTCTGGATATTCATGGCGGTCCGCGCGCTGCCTATGGCCCCATTTTCTATCATGAAATGCAGCTGTGGGCGAATGAGGGTTATTTTGTCTTTTTCTGCAACGTGCATGGTTCGGATGGCCGCGGTGATGCCTTTGCGGATCTGCGCGGTAAATTTGGCACGATTGACTTTGACGATTTCATGCAGTTTACCGATGCGGTGCTTAAGGCTTATCCGCAGATTGATCCGAACCGGATCGGCGTCACCGGCGGCAGTTACGGCGGTTATATGACCAACTGGATCATCGGCCATACCGACCGTTTTGTCTGTGCAGCATCGCAACGTTCGATTTCTAACTGGGTTTCTGAGAACATGGTGTCGGATATCGGTTTTTCATTCGGTAATGATCAGATGGATGCAACGCCGTGGAGTGATGTGAATAAAATCTGGGATCAATCCCCGTTAAAAGCGGCGAATCATTGCGTTACGCCGACGTTGTTTATCCATTCCTTTGAAGATTACCGCTGTCCGATTCAGGAAGGCATGCAGATGTATAATGCGCTTGTCCATCATGGCGTCCAAGCGCGGATGTGCCTGTTTAAAGGGGAGAGTCACGGCCTGAGCCGCGGCGGCAAACCGCTGCATCGGATTCGCCGGCTGCAGGAGATAACCGATTGGATGAATCAGTTCTGTAAGAAAGAGGAGAATTAA